From a region of the Apium graveolens cultivar Ventura unplaced genomic scaffold, ASM990537v1 ctg8046, whole genome shotgun sequence genome:
- the LOC141704595 gene encoding uncharacterized protein LOC141704595: MMNPKSDKLVRRTTMVATLTASYFLLTADYGPEPNVLDPDRRRERGWKSWKWTL, from the exons atgatgaACCCAAAATCAGACAAGTTAGTAAGAAGAACAACAATGGTAGCAACACTCACAGCTTCATACTTTCTCCTCACTGCTGATTATGGCCCTGAACCCAATGTTCTTGATCCT GACAGAAGAAGAGAGAGGGGGTGGAAGAGTTGGAAATGGACTCTGTAA
- the LOC141704594 gene encoding uncharacterized protein LOC141704594 has protein sequence MNPKSDKLVRRTTMVATLTASYFLLTADYGPEPNVLDPIKAAIKSAEHSVKEFIFGPDK, from the exons ATGAACCCAAAATCAGACAAATTAGTGCGAAGGACAACAATGGTGGCAACACTTACTGCTTCTTACTTCCTTCTCACTGCTGATTATGGCCCTGAACCCAATGTTCTCGATCCT ATAAAGGCGGCAATAAAGTCAGCAGAGCATTCCGTGAAAGAGTTCATATTTGGACCAGATAAATAA
- the LOC141704589 gene encoding mediator of RNA polymerase II transcription subunit 12, with amino-acid sequence MQRYHATSSTSAVNNNAIGGRSAKDSSRSEASPLTSNFPLNSRRQIQVTPYKLRCEKESLNSRLGPPDFNPPTLNCPEETLTREYVQSGYRETVEGLEESREISLSQAQAFSRPLVLKCKESIRKYHRAINEARARKRKEGQVYGVPLSGNLLTKPGTFVEQKPCGEDFRKKWMEGLSQPRKQLRSLADHVPHGYKKTTLFEVLIRNNVPILRATWFIKVTYLNQIRPGSSSTPEKTQYTRSEQWTKDVIDYLQHLLDEFVLRNKSLPIVNVRDRSSQISSGSMHHKNGKISSTVDSEDPSFQLKWWYVVRILQWHYTEKLLVPSLIVDWILKQLQEKESLGILQLLLPILYAVLETLVLSQSYVRKLVGVAVRFIREPATRGSDLVENSQRAYTASALVEMLRYLLIAVPDTFVALDCFPLPSSVVSHVVNDGGTLTKLSEDSGRVRNGPMESSSVGRDSGLEVQGQPLSINCVVSSIQKRATNLARAARPSHPGHNVAKAVQALDKALIKGDVTVAYKFLFEKGYDGAADTRWITEVSPCLLSSLKWIGTINLSFLCSVFFICEWATCDFRDVRTGPINGLKFTGGRDFSQVYIALRLLKLTRQNIQSSVRGKTDYISEIDDPMGGTGHMTNFFEKRSSRNISGLKRKLKSLEGKRKDLSEVFHSPGPLHDIIVCWIDQHESQNGEGFKRLQLLIIELTRSGIFYPQAYVRQLIVSGIMDEPGADMGRRMRHYKIIKQLPGPYICDALEEAQVVEEDLMAEAMHVYSNERRFVLSGLIGNHRSNYEKNNSSRKRKKCLNYGLDTSSFSAADQHTKESASNFSSGKITNSVAHLEELKVAISTLLQFPSLSSTSVDAGLVDMQGTNKKSVGSVIPMNDSGEGTPGCEECKRVKRQKLSEEKYLSGNSPNSLDDEDLWWMKEGSKSSESIRTDPPVKPSKQASRGRQKIVRKTQSLAQLASARIEGSLGASISHLCDSRISCPHHRSGNDVDASKSLGIGIPAGNIVSIGKALKQLRFVEKRVISVWLMATARKLVEEAEKDVVKVGQYTRQVPPADDRVSVRWKLGEEDLSAIMHLMDICYDQVSGVRFLLMLLAKVSHIASLHGGRNSFMSPRNAENNVCAVGETYLISILRRYENMLAATDLLPETLSALINRATVVLASNGRVSGSPSFVYACYLLKKYRNVKSITEWEKNLKATGDKRLISELESGRSSDGEYGFPLGVPAGVEDVDDFLRQKITGVRASRLGLSMKDIVQRHVDEAYQYYGRESKLNPGGTFKDHPSLEKVDDGHQIAQQTVMGLMECIRQTGGAAQEGDPTLVSSAVSAIVNNIGQVIAKMPDLTASGNSQSTSSSLSFARRTLRIHLNCLALLKEALGERQSRVFEIALATEASSAIAQMFAPGKNPRGQFHMSPESQDFNSNISNDTMNNTKPVLGRAAKSTAAVTALVVGAVLQGIATLERMVTVFRLKEGLDVVNYVRSMRSNSNGNSRSVGALKVENLIEVSVHWFRVLVGNCRTVCDGFLVELLGEASVLALSRMQRMLPLSLVFPPAYSIFAFVVWRPFILKFNTIAREDLPQLHHSLNLAINDVIKHLPFRDICLRDTTGFYDNVSADRTDSEFATMLELGGSHVHSKALAFVPLRARLFLNTMIDCKLPPHVAQDDRSRVLGHSESKLHYAENEAKILDRLVHVLDTLQPAKFHWQWVELRLLLNEQALVEKLESDTSLVEAIQSLYPDHDKVTAFENENNFIEIILTRLLVRPDAAPLYSEVVHLFGRSLEESMLLQTKWFLNGPDVLFGRKSIRQRLINIAESRGLSTKVQFWRPWGWCNSSYNLAKNKIEKGKFDVFSFEEGEVVDEGVDSNRNSKGPLKMLDVKTNIVCQQHETERALTELVVPCIDQSSDDSRNTFASDLIKQMNTIDQQISAVTRGSSKQPGTVASGVEVSSVKGNTRKGARGGSPGIARRAAVPVETVLPSSFALRASMSLRLQFLLRLLPLVCADRAPSGRNMRYMLASVILHLLGSRVVYEDLDQSNVALNSLSKRDVELVLDASSAASVDLSGENLFDRLLSVLHVLLSSSQPSWLKLKSNSKSATESLRSCTVFDRDVAESMQNDLNNMTLPDTIRWRIQTAMPVLFSSFRFSISCQMPAVSASALSALQPSTLISGLHPGNITPTQRNPVASARSATHGAGKNKPSALQQDLGMEMDPWTLLEEGTECGPSSNNTAIIGGSDQVKASSWLKGAVRVRRMDLTYIGSVDEDS; translated from the exons ATGCAAAGGTATCATGCAACCAGCAGCACTAGTGCGGTGAATAACAATGCTATTGGCGGGAGATCGGCCAAGGATTCATCTCGGTCTGAGGCCTCTCCACTTACCTCGAACTTTCCTCTGAATTCAAG GCGGCAAATACAGGTTACTCCCTACAAACTAAGATGTGAGAAAGAATCGCTGAATTCACG gCTCGGGCCACCTGACTTCAACCCACCAACTTTGAACTGTCCTGAGGAGACACTAACTAGGGAATATGTGCAATCTGGATACAGGGAGACTGTTGAGGGGCTTGAG GAATCTAGAGAGATCTCATTATCACAGGCTCAAGCTTTTTCCAGACCTCTAGTTCTGAAGTGCAAAGAG TCAATCAGAAAATATCACAGGGCTATAAATGAAGCTCGTGCACGGAAGCGCAAG GAGGGTCAAGTTTATGGAGTTCCACTTTCTGGTAATTTATTGACTAAACCGGGTACTTTTGTGGAACAAAAGCCATGTGGGGAGGACTTCAGGAAAAAATGGATGGAG GGTTTATCTCAGCCACGTAAACAATTGCGTTCCCTGGCTGATCATGTCCCTCATGGCTATAAGAAGACAACCCTTTTTGAAGTCCTTATTCGAAATAATGTTCCTATACTGCGGGCAACTTGGTTTATCAAAGTAACCTATCTTAATCAA aTTCGTCCTGGATCATCCAGTACTCCTGAAAAGACTCAGTATACCCGCTCCGAGCAGTGGACAAAAGATGTGATTGATTACTTGCAGCACCTTCTAGATGAATTCGTCTTAAGAAATAAATCGCTTCCTATTGTAAATGTCAGGGACCGTTCATCACAAATTTCTTCTGGGTCGATGCATCACAAAAACGGGAAAATATCATCTACTGTTGATAGCGAGGATCCTTCCTTTCAGCTTAAATGGTGGTATGTTGTGCGGATTTTACAATGGCACTACACAGAGAAGTTGCTTGTTCCTTCTCTCATCGTTGATTGGATTCTTAAACAACTGCAG gAAAAAGAATCGCTTGGGATCTTGCAGCTGTTACTGCCCATCTTATATGCTGTCTTAGAAACGCTGGTCTTATCTCAGTCATATGTTCGCAAATTAGTAGGAGTAGCTGTTCGTTTCATCCGTGAACCTGCTACACGTGGTTCTGATCTTGTGGAGAACTCACAGAGGGCATACACTGCCTCTGCTCTGGTTGAAATGCTTCGCTATTTACTAATTGCTGTGCCTGATACTTTTGTTGCTTTGGATTGCTTTCCTCTGCCTTCTTCCGTAGTATCTCATGTAGTAAACGATGGGGGCACCCTTACAAAGTTGTCTGAGGATTCAGGGAGAGTAAGAAATGGTCCAATGGAATCTTCTTCTGTGGGTAGAGACAGTGGGCTTGAGGTTCAGGGTCAGCCATTGTCCATTAATTGTGTTGTTTCGTCAATCCAGAAACGGGCAACTAATCTTGCTCGGGCTGCAAGACCTAGCCATCCTGGTCATAATGTGGCTAAAGCTGTACAAGCATTGGACAAAGCCCTGATAAAGGGTGATGTCACAGTTGCATATAAATTTCTCTTTGAAAAGGGATATGATGGTGCTGCTGATACCAGGTGGATAACTGAAGTTAGCCCATGCTTGCTATCATCACTAAAGTGGATTGGCACAATTAATTTGTCATTTCTTTGCTCTGTGTTTTTCATTTGTGAGTGGGCAACGTGTGATTTTAGGGATGTACGGACCGGCCCAATTAATGGACTAAAATTTACTGGAGGGAGGGATTTTTCTCAAGTATATATTGCACTGCGACTTTTGAAGCTGACAAGACAAAACATACAAAGTTCAGTGCGAGGCAAGACCGATTACATCTCAGAAATTGATGACCCTATGGGAGGCACTGGTCATATGACTAATTTCTTTGAAAAAAGATCTTCTAGAAATATTTCTGGGCTAAAAAGGAAATTAAAGAGTCTAGAAGGGAAAAGGAAGGATTTGTCGGAAGTTTTTCATAGCCCTGGTCCTTTGCATGATATTATAGTATGTTGGATAGATCAACATGAGTCACAAAATGGAGAAGGTTTCAAGCGCCTACAACTACTTATAATTGAGTTAACCCGTTCTGGGATTTTCTACCCACAAGCATATGTGAGGCAGCTTATAGTTAGTGGAATTATGGATGAACCTGGTGCTGATATGGGCAGAAGGATGAGACACTATAAAATCATAAAGCAGCTTCCTGGCCCCTATATTTGTGATGCTCTTGAAGAAGCACAAGTTGTTGAAGAGGATCTGATGGCAGAAGCCATGCATGTGTACTCTAATGAACGTCGATTTGTCCTTTCGGGGCTAATTGGTAATCACAGAAGTAATTACGAGAAAAATAATTCATCTCGGAAACGAAAGAAATGTCTAAATTATGGCCTAGATACTTCTTCGTTTTCAGCTGCTGATCAGCATACAAAAGAATCAGCTTCAAATTTTTCATCTGGGAAAATTACCAACAGTGTTGCTCACTTGGAAGAATTGAAGGTTGCTATCTCAACGTTGTTGCAGTTTCCAAGTTTGTCTTCTACAAGTGTAGATGCAGGGCTTGTTGATATGCAGGGGACGAATAAGAAGTCTGTTGGGTCAGTAATCCCTATGAATGACAGTGGGGAAGGAACACCTGGATGTGAAGAATGTAAAAGGGTTAAGAGACAAAAGTTAAGTGAGGAGAAGTATCTGTCAGGAAATTCACCTAATTCATTAGATGATGAAGACTTGTGGTGGATGAAAGAAGGTTCCAAGTCATCGGAGTCTATTAGAACGGACCCCCCAGTTAAGCCATCCAAACAGGCCTCACGGGGTAGGCAAAAGATTGTGCGTAAAACTCAAAGTTTAGCCCAATTAGCATCTGCTAGAATCGAAGGTAGTCTTGGAGCATCAATTAGTCACCTTTGTGATAGTAGGATAAGCTGTCCTCACCATAGATCTGGTAATGACGTGGATGCTTCTAAATCGCTCGGGATTGGGATACCTGCTGGGAATATCGTCTCTATTGGAAAAGCTTTAAAGCAGCTCCGATTTGTAGAGAAGAGGGTTATCTCTGTGTGGTTGATGGCCACTGCAAGGAAGCTTGTTGAAGAGGCTGAGAAGGATGTTGTCAAGGTTGGTCAATACACTAGACAGGTACCTCCTGCTGATGATCGTGTATCTGTACGATGGAAGCTCGGAGAAGAGGATTTGTCTGCTATAATGCATTTAATGGACATATGTTATGACCAAGTTTCGGGAGTCAGGTTTCTGCTTATGCTATTGGCTAAGGTTAGCCACATTGCTTCACTACATGGAGGAAGAAACAGTTTCATGTCGCCAAGGAATGCGGAAAATAATGTCTGTGCTGTGGGGGAGACATATCTTATATCAATTCTGCGGAG GTATGAAAATATGCTTGCTGCAACTGATCTTCTACCTGAAACGCTGTCAGCCTTGATTAATCGTGCTACAGTGGTTTTGGCTTCAAATGGAAGGGTTTCTGGTTCACCGTCCTTTGTTTATGCTTGCTATTTGCTGAAGAAATATAGGAATGTGAAAAGTATCACTGAATGGGAAAAAAATCTGAAAGCAACTGGTGACAAGAGACTTATTTCTGAACTTGAGTCTGGCAGATCATCTGATGGTGAATATGGATTTCCTTTGGGAGTTCCAGCTGGAGTTGAAGATGTGGATGACTTTCTACGTCAAAAAATTACCGGTGTCCGAGCATCTAGACTCGGTTTGAGCATGAAAGATATAGTGCAAAGACATGTTGATGAAGCGTACCAATATTATGGCAGAGAGAGCAAACTCAATCCTGGCGGTACCTTTAAGGACCATCCTTCTTTAGAGAAAGTAGATGATGGCCATCAGATAGCTCAACAGACTGTAATGGGACTAATGGAATGCATAAGGCAAACTGGTGGGGCAGCTCAAGAAGGTGACCCTACTTTGGTTTCCTCAGCTGTTTCTGCCATTGTTAACAACATTGGGCAAGTTATAGCTAAGATGCCTGATTTAACAGCTAGCGGAAATTCTCAGTCCACAAGTTCTTCATTAAGCTTTGCTCGTCGGACTTTACGCATTCATTTAAATTGTCTGGCATTACTTAAGGAAGCACTTGGTGAGCGTCAAAGTCGCGTCTTTGAGATTGCTCTTGCAACAGAAGCTTCCTCAGCCATTGCCCAAATGTTTGCTCCTGGAAAGAATCCTCGTGGTCAATTTCATATGTCGCCTGAATCACAAGATTTCAATTCAAACATATCTAATGATACAATGAACAATACCAAGCCTGTTCTTGGTAGGGCTGCAAAATCTACAGCCGCTGTTACTGCACTTGTGGTTGGAGCAGTTCTGCAGGGCATCGCTACCTTGGAGAGAATGGTAACAGTTTTCAGACTAAAGGAGGGCTTGGATGTAGTAAATTATGTAAGGAGTATGAGGTCCAACTCTAATGGGAACTCGCGTTCTGTAGGGGCTTTGAAGGTCGAAAACTTGATTGAAGTTTCTGTTCACTGGTTTAGGGTCCTTGTTGGGAACTGCAGAACTGTTTGTGATGGATTCCTTGTTGAGCTTCTAGGTGAAGCTTCTGTATTAGCTTTGTCGAGAATGCAGAGAATGCTTCCTCTGAGCTTAGTGTTTCCACCTGCTTATTCCATATTTGCATTTGTAGTATGGAGGCCATTCATTCTAAAATTTAACACTATTGCCCGAGAAGATCTCCCTCAGTTGCATCACTCCTTAAATTTGGCAATTAATGATGTCATCAAACACCTGCCTTTTCGTGATATATGTTTAAGAGATACTACTGGTTTTTATGACAATGTGTCTGCAGATCGTACTGATTCCGAATTCGCAACCATGCTAGAATTGGGTGGGTCCCATGTGCATTCGAAAGCCTTGGCATTTGTCCCTCTCCGAGCAAGACTCTTTTTGAATACCATGATTGACTGTAAATTGCCACCACATGTTGCACAGGATGATAGGAGTCGGGTTCTTGGGCACAGCGAGTCTAAACTTCATTATGCAGAAAATGAAGCAAAAATTCTGGATAGACTGGTCCATGTTCTGGATACTCTACAGCCTGCCAAATTTCACTGGCAGTGGGTGGAGCTTAGACTTCTTTTGAATGAGCAAGCTCTAGTTGAAAAGCTTGAATCTGATACGTCCTTAGTAGAGGCTATCCAATCTTTATATCCGGATCATGACAAAGTCACTGCTTTTGAGAATGAGAATAATTTTATTGAAATCATCCTTACAAGGTTGCTGGTAAGACCTGATGCCGCCCCCCTTTATTCGGAGGTGGTACATCTTTTTGGGAGGTCACTTGAGGAGTCAATGCTTTTGCAAACTAAATGGTTTCTTAATGGTCCCGATGTTTTGTTCGGAAGAAAATCTATTAGGCAAAGGCTTATTAATATTGCTGAAAGTAGAGGCCTGTCAACCAAGGTTCAGTTCTGGAGGCCATGGGGATGGTGCAATTCTAGTTATAATCTTGCTAAAAATAAGATTGAGAAAGGGAAGTTTGATGTATTCTCTTTTGAAGAAGGTGAGGTAGTTGATGAAGGTGTTGATTCCAACCGTAACAGCAAGGGGCCTTTGAAAATGTTAGATGTGAAAACTAACATTGTCTGCCAGCAACATGAAACTGAAAGAGCTCTAACTGAATTAGTTGTCCCGTGCATTGATCAAAGTTCTGATGACTCTCGCAACacttttgctagtgatttaattAAGCAGATGAATACTATTGACCAGCAAATAAGCGCAGTTACTCGTGGATCAAGTAAGCAACCAGGAACAGTTGCTTCTGGGGTTGAGGTATCTTCAGTGAAAGGCAATACCCGCAAGGGTGCAAGAGGTGGCAGTCCTGGGATAGCAAGAAGAGCTGCAGTACCAGTTGAAACTGTGCTTCCTTCCTCTTTTGCTTTACGAGCTTCCATGTCGCTGCGTTTGCAGTTCCTCCTTAGATTGCTTCCTCTTGTCTGTGCAGATAG GGCACCATCTGGTCGTAATATGAGGTACATGCTTGCCTCTGTGATTCTCCATCTCCTAGGTAGTAGAGTTGTGTACGAGGATCTAGATCAATCCAATGTAGCATTGAATTCGTTATCGAAGAGGGACGTTGAGTTGGTGCTGGACGCTTCCTCTGCTGCCTCTGTAGATTTATCTGGTGAGAATCTCTTTGATCGGTTGTTATCGGTGCTGCACGTATTATTGAGCAGCTCCCAGCCAAGTTGGTTAAAGTTGAAATCCAACTCGAAATCGGCCACTGAATCTCTTAGGAGCTGCACTGTTTTTGACCGGGATGTGGCAGAGAGCATGCAG AATGACTTAAATAATATGACATTGCCCGACACAATCCGTTGGCGTATTCAAACTGCGATGCcagttcttttctcttcttttcggTTCTCTATATCGTGCCAAATGCCAGCTGTCTCTGCTTCTGCACTTTCTGCTCTACAACCCAGCACCTTAATTTCAGGACTTCATCCTGGAAATATAACCCCGACCCAGAGAAACCCAGTTGCTTCAGCACGGAGCGCCACTCACGGAGCAGGAAAAAACAAGCCTTCTGCATTGCAACAGGACCTGGGTATGGAAATGGATCCCTGGACTCTGTTGGAAGAAGGAACAGAATGTGGCCCATCTTCAAACAACACTGCTATAATTGGTGGCAGTGACCAAGTAAAGGCGTCCTCCTGGCTAAAAGGAGCTGTTAGGGTGAGACGGATGGACCTCACGTACATTGGTTCAGTGGATGAGGACAGCTGA